A portion of the Streptomyces sp. YPW6 genome contains these proteins:
- a CDS encoding 1-acyl-sn-glycerol-3-phosphate acyltransferase, translating into MAELVYRPVIGAARTMFKALDLKIDTQGSEHIPKTGGAVLVSNHISYLDFIFTGLGALPQKRLVRFMAKESVFRHKISGPLMRGMKHIPVDRNQGEDAYAHALRSLRSGEIVGVFPEATISPSFTLKSFKSGAARLAQEAGVPLIPMALWGTQRLWTKGRPRNFSRSHIPITIRVGEPVEAPADQYAGAITRRLRERVQELLEAAQRAYPVRPKDAGDTWWVPAHLGGTAPTAAEARELG; encoded by the coding sequence ATGGCAGAACTCGTCTATCGACCGGTCATCGGCGCCGCTCGCACCATGTTCAAGGCGCTCGACCTGAAGATCGACACTCAGGGTTCGGAGCACATCCCGAAGACCGGTGGTGCGGTGCTGGTCAGCAACCACATCAGCTATCTCGACTTCATCTTCACCGGCCTCGGCGCTCTGCCGCAGAAGCGGCTCGTCCGGTTCATGGCGAAGGAGTCGGTCTTCCGGCACAAGATCTCCGGTCCGCTGATGCGGGGAATGAAGCACATCCCGGTCGACCGCAACCAGGGCGAGGACGCCTACGCGCACGCGCTGCGGTCGTTGCGTTCCGGTGAGATCGTCGGCGTGTTCCCCGAGGCCACCATCTCCCCGTCCTTCACGCTGAAGAGCTTCAAGTCGGGTGCCGCGCGCCTGGCCCAGGAAGCCGGGGTTCCGCTGATCCCGATGGCGCTCTGGGGTACGCAGCGGCTCTGGACGAAGGGCCGGCCGCGCAACTTCTCCCGCAGCCACATCCCGATCACGATCCGGGTCGGCGAGCCCGTGGAGGCGCCCGCCGACCAGTACGCGGGGGCCATCACCCGGCGGCTGCGGGAGCGGGTCCAAGAATTGCTGGAGGCGGCGCAGCGGGCCTACCCGGTGCGTCCGAAGGACGCGGGCGACACCTGGTGGGTGCCGGCCCATCTCGGCGGTACGGCCCCGACCGCCGCCGAGGCGCGCGAGCTCGGCTGA
- a CDS encoding thioredoxin family protein has product MDRRTRGQRLDADRLGARLGERATLVQFSSAFCQPCRATRRTLSDVAGMVDGVAHIEIDAEARLALVRELGITRTPTVLVLDAEGEVVRRASGQPRTADVVAALGQAI; this is encoded by the coding sequence GTGGACCGCCGGACCCGTGGACAGCGACTCGACGCAGACCGGCTCGGAGCACGGCTGGGGGAACGCGCGACGCTCGTCCAGTTCTCCAGCGCCTTCTGCCAGCCGTGCCGCGCCACCCGCCGCACGCTCAGCGACGTGGCCGGGATGGTCGACGGGGTCGCCCACATCGAGATCGACGCCGAGGCCCGCCTCGCGCTGGTGCGCGAGCTGGGCATCACGAGAACGCCGACCGTCCTGGTGCTCGACGCCGAGGGCGAGGTGGTCCGCCGGGCATCCGGCCAGCCCCGCACGGCCGACGTCGTCGCGGCACTGGGGCAGGCCATATGA
- a CDS encoding putative leader peptide, translating to MPPELLLHGRVHVDLARYASARCPGV from the coding sequence ATGCCGCCAGAACTCCTTCTTCACGGCCGGGTCCACGTGGACCTCGCACGCTACGCGAGTGCGCGCTGTCCGGGTGTCTGA
- a CDS encoding flavin reductase family protein yields the protein MTATPTLAPTAATPELFRSVFRRHAAGVAVITAAGERPVGFTATSLTSVAAEPPLISFGVGTSSSSWPVLSGAAYVGVHILGEHQQELAATFARSGADRFGRSTDWSSGPEGVPLLADVSAWLVCRVVSRVPAGDHRIVIAEAVAGSPSGAGRPLVYHQGRFTALRD from the coding sequence ATGACGGCAACGCCCACGCTCGCCCCGACGGCCGCCACGCCCGAACTCTTCCGCTCGGTCTTCCGCCGCCACGCCGCGGGCGTCGCCGTGATCACCGCCGCGGGGGAGCGCCCGGTCGGCTTCACCGCCACCTCGCTGACCTCGGTCGCCGCCGAACCGCCGCTGATCTCCTTCGGTGTCGGTACGTCGTCCTCCAGCTGGCCCGTGCTGTCCGGGGCCGCCTACGTCGGCGTCCACATCCTCGGTGAGCACCAGCAGGAACTGGCCGCGACCTTCGCCCGCAGCGGAGCCGACCGCTTCGGCCGGTCGACCGACTGGAGCAGCGGCCCCGAGGGGGTTCCGCTGCTGGCGGACGTCTCCGCCTGGCTGGTGTGCCGGGTCGTGTCCCGCGTCCCGGCCGGGGACCACCGCATCGTCATCGCCGAAGCCGTGGCAGGCTCGCCCTCCGGGGCGGGTCGCCCGCTGGTCTATCACCAGGGACGCTTCACGGCTCTGCGAGACTGA
- a CDS encoding electron transfer flavoprotein subunit alpha/FixB family protein, translated as MAEVLVLVDHVDGAVRKPTLELLTLARRIGDPVAVALGAGAGATAGVLGEHGAVKVLTCDAPEFADYLVVPKVDALQAAFEAVSPAAVLVVSSAEGKEIAARLALRTGSGIITDATDLEAGDQGPVATQAVFAASYTTRSRVSRGVPVITVKPNSAAVEAAPAAGAVEALTVAFGKNATGTQVTSRTPRESTGRPELTEAAIVVSGGRGVNGAENFPLIEALADSLGAAVGASRAAVDAGWYPHTSQVGQTGKSVSPQLYIASGISGAIQHRAGMQTSKTIVAINKDAEAPIFELVDYGVIGDLFTVVPQLTDEINTRKG; from the coding sequence ATGGCTGAAGTTCTGGTTCTGGTCGACCATGTGGATGGTGCGGTCCGCAAGCCCACCCTGGAGCTGCTGACGCTGGCGCGTCGGATCGGTGACCCGGTCGCCGTCGCCCTGGGCGCCGGCGCCGGGGCCACTGCGGGTGTGCTGGGTGAGCACGGTGCGGTGAAGGTCCTGACCTGTGATGCCCCGGAGTTCGCGGACTACCTCGTGGTGCCGAAGGTGGACGCGCTGCAGGCCGCGTTCGAGGCCGTCTCCCCCGCCGCGGTGCTGGTGGTGTCCTCCGCCGAGGGCAAGGAGATCGCCGCCCGTCTCGCGCTGCGGACCGGGTCGGGCATCATCACCGACGCCACCGACCTGGAAGCCGGCGACCAGGGCCCCGTCGCCACGCAGGCGGTCTTCGCCGCCTCCTACACCACCAGGTCCCGGGTCTCCCGGGGTGTTCCGGTCATCACGGTCAAGCCGAACTCGGCCGCGGTCGAGGCGGCCCCGGCGGCCGGCGCCGTGGAAGCACTGACGGTGGCGTTCGGGAAGAACGCGACCGGTACGCAGGTCACCTCCCGGACCCCCCGTGAGTCGACCGGCCGCCCCGAGCTGACCGAGGCCGCGATCGTCGTCTCCGGCGGCCGTGGCGTCAACGGCGCGGAGAACTTCCCCCTGATCGAGGCCCTGGCCGACTCCCTGGGCGCCGCGGTCGGCGCCTCGCGTGCCGCCGTCGACGCCGGCTGGTACCCGCACACCTCCCAGGTCGGCCAGACCGGCAAGTCCGTCTCCCCCCAGCTCTACATCGCCTCCGGCATCTCCGGCGCGATCCAGCACCGGGCAGGCATGCAGACCTCGAAGACCATCGTCGCGATCAACAAGGACGCCGAAGCCCCCATCTTCGAGCTCGTCGACTACGGCGTCATCGGCGACCTCTTCACGGTCGTACCCCAGCTCACCGACGAGATCAACACCCGCAAGGGCTGA
- a CDS encoding aldolase/citrate lyase family protein, whose translation MGQQEKVATSLAGAVSEEISASLTAVDAELARRYPGDPGTRQPVHTVYVPGDVFEPGTLRSWGDQALAALDEHAPDAAAFAAVLGIPEALAGPVHDRVRAKLEREPVEDLRIDFEDGYGPRPDAEEDEAAARAARLVSEAYANGTAAPYMGIRMKCMEAGVRDRGIRTTDVFLTGLMEAGGLPEGLVLTLPKVTYPEQVTAFVQLLEAFEKAHGLDAGRIGFEIQIETSQSILAADGTAAVARMIDAARGRATGLHYGTFDYSACVGVSAAYQASDHPAADHAKAVMQVAAAGTGVRVSDGSTNVLPVGPADQVHEAWRLHYGLTRRALARAYYQGWDMHPGHLPTRYAAVYAFYREGLEPAAARLAAYVAKAGGDVMDEPATAKALSGYLLRGIDCGALDTAEVARLTGLTRADLDAFASPRRGDLTVTAP comes from the coding sequence ATGGGTCAGCAGGAGAAGGTGGCAACGAGCCTCGCCGGTGCGGTGAGCGAGGAGATCAGCGCCTCCCTCACGGCGGTCGACGCGGAACTCGCCCGCCGCTACCCGGGCGATCCCGGTACCCGCCAGCCCGTGCACACCGTCTACGTACCCGGTGACGTCTTCGAGCCCGGCACCCTGCGCTCCTGGGGCGACCAGGCGCTGGCCGCCCTCGACGAACACGCCCCCGACGCCGCCGCGTTCGCCGCCGTCCTCGGCATCCCCGAGGCGCTGGCGGGCCCGGTCCACGACCGCGTACGCGCCAAGCTGGAGCGCGAGCCCGTCGAGGACCTGCGCATCGACTTCGAGGACGGCTACGGCCCCCGCCCGGACGCCGAGGAGGACGAGGCCGCCGCCCGCGCCGCGCGCCTGGTCTCCGAGGCGTACGCGAACGGCACGGCCGCCCCGTACATGGGCATCCGCATGAAGTGCATGGAGGCCGGTGTCCGCGACCGGGGCATCCGCACCACCGACGTCTTCCTCACCGGCCTGATGGAGGCGGGCGGGCTCCCCGAGGGACTCGTGCTGACCCTCCCGAAGGTCACGTACCCCGAGCAGGTCACCGCCTTCGTCCAGCTCCTGGAAGCCTTCGAGAAGGCCCACGGCCTCGACGCCGGGCGTATCGGCTTCGAGATCCAGATCGAGACCAGCCAGTCCATCCTCGCCGCCGACGGGACCGCCGCCGTCGCCCGCATGATCGACGCGGCGCGCGGCCGGGCCACCGGGCTCCACTACGGAACCTTCGACTACAGCGCCTGCGTCGGGGTCAGCGCCGCCTACCAGGCCAGCGACCACCCCGCCGCCGACCACGCCAAGGCCGTCATGCAGGTCGCGGCCGCGGGTACCGGCGTACGCGTCTCCGACGGGTCCACCAACGTCCTGCCCGTCGGCCCGGCCGACCAGGTCCACGAGGCCTGGCGGCTCCACTACGGCCTCACCCGCCGCGCTCTGGCCCGTGCGTACTACCAGGGCTGGGACATGCACCCCGGCCACCTGCCGACGCGCTACGCGGCCGTCTACGCCTTCTACCGCGAAGGCCTGGAGCCCGCCGCCGCCCGCCTCGCCGCCTACGTGGCCAAGGCCGGCGGTGACGTCATGGACGAACCCGCCACCGCCAAGGCCCTCAGCGGCTACCTGCTGCGCGGCATCGACTGCGGCGCACTGGACACCGCCGAGGTCGCCCGGCTGACCGGCCTGACCCGCGCGGACCTGGACGCCTTCGCCTCCCCGCGCCGGGGTGATTTGACGGTGACCGCTCCGTGA
- a CDS encoding CGNR zinc finger domain-containing protein, producing MRRNPAPAELEPVEAFCNTATLLRGADEFARPETAGAWLRAHGYPEAVTPAELAALTKARETVRAFLADRTSPEALDALNRQICSVAGAPAVRPDGALTLRPADGGPAAEIVRTVLEALLRDGLTGRHATRLKVCAAPECRWVFYDRAPSSNGLWCDMDVCGARHKMRAYRARGGTTAQRED from the coding sequence ATGCGACGGAACCCGGCACCCGCGGAACTCGAACCGGTCGAGGCGTTCTGCAACACGGCGACGCTTCTGCGCGGAGCGGACGAGTTCGCCCGGCCGGAGACCGCGGGCGCCTGGCTGCGGGCGCACGGGTATCCGGAGGCGGTCACCCCGGCCGAGTTGGCGGCGCTCACGAAGGCCCGGGAGACCGTACGGGCCTTCCTGGCGGACCGGACCTCGCCCGAGGCGCTCGACGCCCTGAACCGCCAGATCTGCTCGGTGGCCGGCGCCCCGGCCGTACGGCCGGACGGCGCCCTCACCCTGCGCCCGGCCGACGGCGGGCCTGCGGCGGAGATCGTACGAACGGTGCTCGAAGCCCTGCTGCGGGACGGCCTGACCGGGCGTCACGCGACGCGCCTCAAGGTCTGCGCGGCACCGGAATGCCGCTGGGTCTTCTACGACCGGGCGCCGTCGTCGAACGGCCTGTGGTGCGACATGGACGTGTGCGGCGCCCGGCACAAGATGCGCGCCTATCGCGCCCGCGGCGGCACGACCGCACAGCGGGAGGACTGA
- a CDS encoding alpha/beta hydrolase, whose amino-acid sequence MDGVLTRAFETPDGTVRWDVMGEGGPVVLLHGTPFSSRIWREIAPALAQDHQVHLFDLLGFGQSEQRAGQDLGLAAHTRVFTGLLDHWGLESPRVIAHDIGGAVALRALLLEGARYADLTLVDAVGCGDWGTGLFRLVRENAHLFEQLPVYAHEALAESHLRFASHCGYRPDVLAAHLDPWRGEEGRAAYYRQYGQLEQAATDEFRHLLGSVRVPTRIVWGREDGFLPPPFAEQLHALIPHSELHWLDGAGHATPEDAPARLLALLTREFRPVPAAA is encoded by the coding sequence ATGGACGGCGTGTTGACGAGGGCGTTCGAGACCCCGGACGGGACGGTCCGCTGGGACGTGATGGGGGAGGGCGGCCCGGTCGTTCTGCTCCACGGCACCCCGTTCTCGTCGCGCATCTGGCGCGAGATCGCACCGGCGCTCGCCCAGGACCACCAGGTCCACCTGTTCGACCTGCTCGGCTTCGGGCAGTCGGAACAGCGTGCGGGCCAGGATCTCGGGCTGGCCGCGCACACGCGGGTGTTCACCGGGCTGCTGGACCACTGGGGGCTGGAGAGTCCGAGGGTGATCGCCCACGACATCGGCGGGGCCGTGGCCCTGCGGGCGCTGCTGCTGGAAGGCGCCCGGTACGCCGATCTGACCCTCGTCGACGCGGTGGGCTGCGGCGACTGGGGGACCGGTCTGTTCCGGCTCGTGCGGGAGAACGCGCATCTCTTCGAGCAGCTGCCCGTCTACGCTCACGAAGCGCTGGCCGAGAGCCACCTGCGCTTCGCCAGCCACTGCGGCTACCGGCCGGACGTCCTGGCCGCCCATCTGGACCCGTGGCGCGGCGAGGAGGGCAGGGCGGCGTACTACCGCCAGTACGGACAGCTGGAGCAGGCGGCCACGGATGAGTTCCGGCATCTGCTGGGGTCCGTTCGGGTGCCGACCCGGATCGTCTGGGGGCGCGAGGACGGCTTCCTGCCGCCGCCCTTCGCCGAGCAGTTGCACGCGCTGATCCCGCACTCCGAGCTGCACTGGCTGGACGGGGCGGGCCACGCGACCCCCGAGGACGCGCCCGCGCGCCTCCTGGCCCTGCTCACCCGGGAGTTCCGGCCGGTGCCCGCCGCCGCCTGA
- a CDS encoding LacI family DNA-binding transcriptional regulator: MDRTARHSETRYGNRPTMKDVAARAGVGLKTVSRVVNSEPGVTPDTERRVQEAIEALGFRRNDSARVLRKGRTASIGLVLEDLADPFYGPLSRAVEEVARAHGALLINGSSAEDPEREQELVLALCARRVDGLIVIPAGDDHRYLEPEIKAGIATVFVDRPAGHVDVDMVLSDSFGGAREGVAHLIAHGHRRIGFIGDQPRIHTATERLRGYHAAMRDAGIAVEDGWVSLGSTEPERVRAAAEEMMDGPEPVTALFAGNNRVTVTAVRVIAERERPVALVGFDDIELADLLGITVISQDAAAVGRTAAEHLFRRLDGADHAPARVELPTTLIPRGSGELPPA, from the coding sequence GTGGACCGGACCGCCCGTCATTCCGAGACCCGCTACGGCAACCGGCCGACCATGAAGGACGTGGCGGCCCGGGCAGGAGTCGGCCTGAAGACGGTCTCCCGGGTGGTGAACAGCGAGCCCGGCGTCACGCCCGACACCGAGCGCCGCGTGCAGGAGGCGATCGAGGCGCTGGGCTTCCGCCGCAACGACAGCGCCCGGGTGCTGCGCAAGGGGCGTACGGCGTCCATCGGGCTGGTCCTGGAGGATCTGGCGGACCCGTTCTACGGTCCGCTGAGCCGCGCGGTGGAGGAGGTCGCCCGCGCGCACGGCGCGTTGCTGATCAACGGCTCCAGCGCCGAGGACCCCGAGCGGGAACAGGAGCTGGTGCTGGCACTGTGCGCCCGCCGTGTCGACGGTCTGATCGTGATCCCGGCGGGCGACGACCACCGCTATCTGGAGCCGGAGATCAAGGCGGGCATCGCCACGGTCTTCGTGGACCGCCCGGCGGGCCATGTGGACGTCGACATGGTGCTCTCCGACAGCTTCGGCGGGGCCAGGGAGGGCGTGGCGCATCTCATCGCGCACGGTCACCGCAGGATCGGTTTCATCGGCGACCAGCCGCGGATCCACACGGCCACCGAGCGTCTGCGCGGCTATCACGCCGCCATGCGGGACGCGGGTATCGCCGTCGAGGACGGGTGGGTCTCCCTCGGCTCCACCGAGCCGGAGCGGGTGCGGGCCGCCGCCGAGGAGATGATGGACGGCCCCGAACCGGTCACCGCCCTGTTCGCGGGCAACAACCGGGTGACGGTGACGGCGGTACGGGTGATCGCGGAGCGCGAGCGGCCGGTGGCGCTGGTCGGGTTCGACGACATCGAGCTGGCCGACCTGCTCGGGATCACCGTGATCTCGCAGGACGCGGCGGCGGTCGGCAGGACCGCGGCCGAGCACCTCTTCCGCCGCCTCGACGGGGCGGACCACGCCCCGGCGCGGGTGGAACTCCCGACGACGCTCATCCCGCGCGGTTCCGGCGAACTGCCGCCCGCCTGA
- a CDS encoding ROK family protein → MHTDLVAALDIGGTKIAGALVGGDGSLLVRAQRPTPAREGAEAVMGAVDEVLGELMASPLWGRAGSVGIGSAGPVDAAAGTVSPVNVPGWRDFPLVERVRKTAGGLSVALVGDGVAMTAAEHWLGAARGYGNALCLVVSTGVGGGLVLGGALRPGPSGNAGHIGHISVDLDGDPCPCGARGCVEGIASGPNIARRALENGWRPGPDGDATAAAVAVAARGGDPVALASYERAAQALAAGIAATATLADLDIAVVGGGVAGAGDVLFVPLRRSLRDYATLSYLRRLTVAPAVMGNDAGLVGAAAAAIALG, encoded by the coding sequence ATGCATACCGACCTCGTCGCCGCGCTCGACATCGGCGGCACCAAGATCGCCGGAGCGCTGGTGGGCGGCGACGGCTCCCTTCTCGTAAGGGCGCAGCGGCCGACGCCCGCCCGGGAGGGCGCCGAGGCGGTCATGGGGGCGGTGGACGAGGTGCTGGGCGAGCTGATGGCCTCCCCGCTGTGGGGCAGGGCCGGGTCCGTCGGTATCGGCAGTGCCGGTCCGGTGGACGCCGCCGCCGGCACGGTCAGCCCGGTCAACGTCCCCGGCTGGCGGGACTTCCCGCTGGTGGAGCGGGTCCGCAAGACGGCGGGCGGGCTGTCGGTCGCGCTGGTCGGCGACGGCGTCGCGATGACGGCCGCCGAGCACTGGCTCGGTGCGGCGCGGGGCTACGGCAACGCACTCTGCCTCGTCGTGTCGACGGGTGTCGGCGGCGGCCTCGTTCTCGGGGGCGCGCTGCGCCCCGGCCCCTCGGGCAACGCCGGCCATATCGGCCACATCAGCGTCGACCTGGACGGCGACCCGTGCCCCTGCGGTGCGCGTGGCTGCGTCGAGGGCATCGCCAGTGGGCCCAACATCGCCCGCCGCGCCCTGGAGAACGGCTGGCGGCCCGGACCGGACGGCGATGCGACGGCCGCCGCCGTGGCCGTCGCCGCCCGCGGTGGGGACCCGGTCGCCCTCGCCTCCTACGAGCGCGCCGCCCAGGCGCTGGCCGCCGGCATCGCCGCCACCGCGACCTTGGCGGACCTCGACATCGCGGTGGTGGGCGGGGGAGTGGCCGGGGCCGGCGACGTCCTCTTCGTACCGCTGCGCCGCAGCCTGCGCGACTACGCCACGCTCTCCTACCTGCGCCGGCTGACCGTGGCGCCCGCCGTGATGGGCAACGACGCGGGGCTGGTCGGGGCCGCGGCGGCGGCCATCGCCCTGGGCTAG
- a CDS encoding NUDIX hydrolase — protein sequence MIVWLNGAFGAGKTSAAGELIDLIPNSTLYDPEVTGAGLRALLPQKRLAEVTDFQDLPIWRRLVVDTASALLAEVPGVLVVPMTLLRQEYRDEIFGGLASRRIPVRHVALSPEETILRSRIAGREEIPGDDEQNDRVRRWAYEHIGPYRDALGWIAEDAHVIDNSALSPRETAERIADAVRTGSAPPCPIVQSPEPTGETVAAGVLLFDEQDRVLLVDPTYKPGWEFPGGVVEAGEAPAQAGIREVAEEIGLVLDRVPALLLVDWESPRPPGYGGLRFLFDGGLLRAEDAGRLLLPGSELRGWRFVTEEEAAGMLPPTRYERLRWALRAREQKMVLNLEAGVPVG from the coding sequence GTGATCGTCTGGCTCAACGGTGCGTTCGGCGCGGGAAAGACCAGCGCCGCCGGCGAACTGATCGATCTGATTCCGAACAGCACGCTGTACGACCCGGAGGTCACCGGCGCGGGGCTGCGTGCCCTGCTGCCGCAGAAGCGGCTCGCCGAGGTCACCGACTTCCAGGACCTGCCGATCTGGCGGCGGCTCGTGGTGGACACGGCGTCGGCGCTGCTCGCCGAGGTGCCCGGGGTGCTGGTGGTGCCGATGACACTGCTGCGCCAGGAGTACCGCGACGAGATCTTCGGCGGGCTCGCCTCCCGGCGCATCCCGGTCCGGCATGTGGCGCTCTCACCTGAGGAAACGATCCTGCGGAGCCGGATCGCGGGCCGCGAGGAGATTCCCGGCGACGACGAGCAGAACGACCGGGTACGTCGGTGGGCGTACGAGCACATCGGTCCGTACCGCGACGCCCTCGGCTGGATCGCCGAGGACGCGCACGTCATCGACAACAGCGCCCTCAGCCCCCGGGAGACCGCCGAGCGCATCGCGGACGCCGTGCGCACCGGGAGCGCGCCGCCGTGCCCCATCGTGCAGAGTCCCGAGCCGACCGGCGAGACGGTGGCCGCCGGGGTCCTGCTCTTCGACGAGCAGGACCGGGTGCTGCTCGTCGACCCCACGTACAAGCCGGGGTGGGAGTTCCCCGGCGGGGTCGTGGAGGCGGGCGAGGCCCCCGCGCAGGCCGGGATCCGTGAGGTCGCCGAGGAGATCGGCCTCGTGCTCGACCGGGTGCCCGCCCTGCTGCTCGTCGACTGGGAGTCACCCCGCCCGCCCGGCTACGGCGGACTGCGGTTCCTCTTCGACGGGGGTCTGCTCCGGGCCGAGGACGCGGGCCGGCTGCTGCTGCCGGGTTCCGAGCTGCGCGGCTGGCGCTTCGTCACCGAGGAGGAGGCCGCGGGGATGCTGCCGCCCACGCGGTACGAGCGGCTGCGCTGGGCTCTGCGGGCGCGTGAGCAGAAGATGGTGCTCAACCTGGAGGCGGGAGTGCCGGTCGGCTGA
- a CDS encoding MBL fold metallo-hydrolase, with the protein MDLVEVLPPLHMFRFRIGQAYLWNDGTDLTLVDAGDSASAAAIGHAVRTLGHDPARIRRIVITHGHRDHYGAARELADRYGAEILAHVLDAPVIRGERPVPEPDLLDWERPLYAHGLTCPEAPPTRVDRELTGGEVLPFGGGARVVHAPGHTPGSIALHLPRHGVLFTGDTVASAQRVMLGVFNVDRAEAAATFRRLAALGPRTVCFGHGDPLTEDAAALMEAAAHGG; encoded by the coding sequence ATGGATCTCGTCGAGGTACTCCCCCCGTTGCACATGTTCCGCTTCCGGATCGGTCAGGCCTATCTCTGGAACGACGGAACGGACCTGACCCTGGTCGACGCGGGCGACAGCGCGTCGGCCGCCGCGATCGGGCACGCGGTGCGGACGCTCGGTCACGACCCGGCCCGCATCCGCCGCATCGTCATCACCCACGGCCACCGCGACCACTACGGGGCCGCCCGGGAGCTGGCCGACCGGTACGGCGCCGAGATCCTCGCCCACGTGCTGGACGCCCCGGTGATCCGGGGCGAGCGCCCGGTACCGGAGCCGGATCTGCTGGACTGGGAACGGCCGCTCTACGCACACGGGTTGACCTGCCCCGAGGCCCCGCCCACCCGGGTCGACCGCGAGCTGACGGGCGGCGAGGTGCTGCCGTTCGGGGGCGGTGCCCGGGTGGTGCACGCCCCCGGTCACACGCCGGGCTCCATCGCGCTCCATCTGCCGCGCCACGGCGTGCTGTTCACCGGGGACACCGTCGCCTCCGCGCAACGGGTGATGCTCGGCGTGTTCAACGTGGACCGCGCGGAGGCGGCGGCCACGTTCCGGCGACTGGCCGCGCTCGGGCCCCGTACCGTCTGCTTCGGCCACGGCGACCCGCTCACGGAGGACGCCGCCGCGCTGATGGAGGCCGCGGCACACGGCGGCTGA
- a CDS encoding dipeptidase — MTARPIPETVASLMPRARQELAELVAFQSVADPAVFPRSECEGAANWVADALRAEGFTDVALLDTPDGTQSVYGHLPGPADAPTVLLYAHYDVQPPLDESAWISPPFELTERDGRWYGRGAADCKGGFIMHLLALRALKADGGVPVSVKVIAEGSEEQGTGGLERYAEAHPELLRADTVVIGDTGNFRVGLPTVTATLRGMTMLRVQLDTLEGNLHSGQFGGAAPDALAAMIQLLASLRAEDGTTTVDGLAGDADWDGIQYPEAEFRQDAKVLDGVELIGTGTVADRIWARPAVTVIGIDCPPVVGATPSVQASARAQISLRVPPGHDAAEATKLLTAHLESRAPWGARVRVEQVGQGQPFRADMSSPAYQAMADAMRDAYPGQEMQSSGMGGSIPLCNTLAGLYPEAEILLIGLSEPEAQIHAVNESVSPEELERMSVAEALFLRNYAESKKA, encoded by the coding sequence ATGACCGCCCGTCCGATTCCCGAGACCGTCGCGTCGCTGATGCCCCGTGCCCGTCAGGAGCTGGCCGAGCTGGTGGCGTTCCAGTCGGTGGCGGACCCGGCGGTGTTCCCCAGGAGCGAGTGCGAAGGCGCCGCGAACTGGGTCGCCGACGCGCTGCGCGCCGAGGGGTTCACGGACGTCGCCCTCCTGGACACCCCGGACGGCACGCAGTCCGTCTACGGCCACCTGCCGGGACCCGCCGACGCGCCGACCGTACTGCTCTACGCCCACTACGACGTGCAGCCGCCGCTGGACGAGTCGGCGTGGATCTCCCCGCCGTTCGAGCTGACCGAGCGCGACGGACGCTGGTACGGACGGGGCGCGGCCGACTGCAAGGGCGGCTTCATCATGCACCTGCTCGCGCTGCGCGCCCTCAAGGCGGACGGGGGCGTCCCGGTCTCGGTGAAGGTGATCGCCGAGGGTTCCGAGGAGCAGGGCACCGGTGGCCTGGAGCGGTACGCGGAGGCGCACCCGGAGCTGCTCCGCGCGGACACGGTCGTCATCGGCGACACCGGCAACTTCCGCGTCGGGCTGCCGACTGTGACGGCGACGCTGCGCGGGATGACCATGCTGCGCGTGCAGTTGGACACCCTTGAGGGGAACCTGCACTCGGGGCAGTTCGGCGGCGCGGCCCCGGACGCGCTGGCGGCGATGATCCAGCTGCTGGCCTCGCTGCGCGCCGAGGACGGGACGACCACGGTCGACGGTCTGGCCGGTGACGCCGACTGGGACGGCATCCAGTACCCGGAGGCGGAGTTCCGGCAGGACGCCAAGGTGCTGGACGGGGTGGAGCTGATCGGTACGGGCACGGTCGCGGACCGCATCTGGGCCCGTCCCGCCGTCACCGTCATCGGCATCGACTGCCCGCCGGTGGTCGGCGCGACCCCGTCCGTGCAGGCGAGCGCACGGGCCCAGATCAGCCTGCGGGTACCGCCGGGCCACGACGCGGCCGAGGCGACGAAGCTGCTCACCGCCCACCTGGAGTCCCGTGCCCCCTGGGGTGCGCGGGTGAGGGTGGAACAGGTGGGCCAGGGCCAGCCGTTCCGGGCCGACATGAGCAGCCCGGCGTACCAGGCGATGGCGGACGCGATGCGGGACGCCTACCCGGGCCAGGAGATGCAGTCCTCCGGCATGGGCGGCTCCATCCCGCTGTGCAACACCCTGGCGGGGCTCTATCCGGAGGCGGAGATCCTGCTGATCGGGCTGAGCGAGCCGGAGGCGCAGATCCACGCGGTGAACGAGAGCGTGTCGCCCGAGGAGCTGGAGCGGATGTCGGTCGCCGAGGCGCTGTTCCTGCGCAACTACGCGGAGTCGAAGAAGGCCTGA